A region from the Halosolutus gelatinilyticus genome encodes:
- the guaA gene encoding glutamine-hydrolyzing GMP synthase has product MVETETFVPEAVAEIRDEIGDSNAVIALSGGVDSSVAAALAYEAIGDRLTPVYVDTGLMRKGETDQIRETFDYMESLRIVVAKDRFLDALEGVTDPEEKRAVIGEQFIREFEREAKDADADYLVQGTIYPDRIESEGGIKSHHNVGGLPDVVDFDGIVEPVRDLYKDEVREVARHLGLDEIVAERMPFPGPGLAVRVIGEVTEEKLEVARDACHVVEEELEAYEPWQALAAVIGKATGVKGDNRVHGWVVSVRSVESRDGMTARAQEIDWETLQRIQSRITGTNENVARVVYDVTHKPPATIEYE; this is encoded by the coding sequence ATGGTCGAAACAGAGACGTTCGTTCCGGAAGCAGTCGCAGAGATCAGAGACGAAATCGGCGATTCGAACGCCGTCATCGCCCTCTCGGGCGGCGTCGACTCCTCGGTCGCCGCCGCCCTGGCCTACGAGGCGATCGGCGATCGGCTCACGCCGGTGTACGTCGACACCGGCCTCATGCGCAAGGGCGAGACCGATCAGATTCGCGAGACGTTCGACTACATGGAGTCGCTGCGGATCGTCGTCGCGAAGGATCGATTCCTCGACGCCCTCGAAGGCGTCACCGATCCCGAGGAGAAGCGGGCGGTCATCGGCGAGCAGTTCATCCGCGAGTTCGAGCGCGAGGCGAAAGATGCCGACGCGGACTACCTCGTCCAGGGGACGATCTACCCCGATCGCATCGAGAGCGAGGGCGGGATCAAGTCCCACCACAACGTCGGCGGCCTCCCCGACGTCGTCGACTTCGACGGCATCGTCGAACCCGTCCGCGACCTCTACAAGGACGAGGTGCGCGAGGTGGCACGCCACCTCGGCTTGGACGAGATCGTCGCCGAGCGAATGCCGTTCCCCGGCCCGGGGCTCGCCGTTCGCGTGATCGGCGAAGTCACCGAGGAGAAACTCGAGGTCGCCCGGGACGCCTGTCACGTCGTCGAGGAGGAACTCGAGGCGTACGAGCCGTGGCAAGCGCTTGCAGCCGTCATCGGGAAGGCGACGGGCGTCAAAGGCGACAACCGCGTTCACGGCTGGGTCGTCTCCGTCCGCTCCGTCGAGTCGCGGGACGGTATGACCGCCCGCGCCCAGGAGATCGACTGGGAGACGCTCCAGCGCATCCAATCCCGCATCACTGGCACTAACGAGAACGTCGCTCGCGTCGTCTACGACGTGACGCACAAACCGCCCGCCACGATCGAGTACGAATGA
- the cofC gene encoding 2-phospho-L-lactate guanylyltransferase — MHVVVPFAADEPKTRLAPLLSPAERSSFARAMLTDVLTAIAATGREPTVLSTSPLDLASEHEDVAVAVDDRPLTAAVNAQLAATDGPVAIVMADLALAIPAALDRLFSREGDVVIAPGRGGGTNAIVVRHPEFRVDYHGASYLDHRAIAAGVGAQVATVDSFRLGTDVDEPADLVEVLVHGTGRAPDRLREFGFELGIDEGRVDAIRSSAAPE; from the coding sequence ATGCACGTCGTCGTCCCGTTCGCGGCCGACGAGCCAAAGACCCGGCTCGCGCCCCTGCTCTCGCCCGCAGAGCGATCGTCGTTCGCCCGCGCGATGCTCACGGACGTTCTGACGGCGATCGCGGCGACGGGCCGCGAGCCGACGGTGCTATCGACCTCGCCGCTCGACCTCGCGAGCGAGCACGAGGACGTCGCAGTCGCGGTTGACGATCGACCGCTGACGGCGGCCGTCAACGCGCAACTCGCGGCGACGGACGGCCCGGTCGCGATCGTCATGGCAGATCTCGCGCTGGCGATACCCGCCGCGCTCGATCGACTATTTTCCCGCGAAGGCGACGTGGTGATCGCGCCCGGCCGCGGCGGCGGGACGAACGCGATCGTCGTTCGACACCCCGAGTTTCGGGTCGACTACCACGGCGCGTCGTACCTCGACCACCGCGCGATCGCGGCGGGCGTCGGTGCGCAGGTCGCAACGGTGGACTCGTTCCGGCTCGGGACCGACGTCGACGAACCGGCTGACCTCGTCGAGGTGCTCGTCCACGGAACGGGACGAGCCCCCGATCGACTCCGCGAGTTCGGCTTCGAACTCGGTATCGACGAGGGCCGGGTCGACGCCATCCGGTCCTCCGCGGCGCCCGAGTGA
- the cofG gene encoding 7,8-didemethyl-8-hydroxy-5-deazariboflavin synthase subunit CofG — translation MIPGASEYGVSLTIDDAAVERLLSVEPADVAAPSELTFSRNVFVPLTTACRYTCTYCTYFDPPGRASLLSLDEVREICRRGADAGCTEALFTFGDDPDDRYTAIHEQLAEWGHDSIHTYLRDACEIALEEGLLPHANPGDQTREQLHAVADVNASMGVMLETTADVDAHAGPRRKEPGQRLRTIQNAGELDVAFTTGILVGIGETWRDRAESLLAIAELHGRYDHVQEVIVQPVVENERWSGGSPDPETMRRATAMARAALPEEVSVQVPPNLAPARDLIDCGVDDLGGVSPVTDDHINPEYEWPALRELEAIADAAGLPLHERLPVYERFLPADLRTDGFDGIPADGTAGAAGDRRPDADREWISPTIRDAIEADDEAGARYRAVLRGETTR, via the coding sequence ATGATCCCCGGCGCGAGCGAGTACGGCGTCTCCCTCACGATCGACGACGCGGCCGTCGAGCGGCTCCTCTCCGTCGAGCCGGCCGACGTCGCGGCGCCGTCGGAGCTGACCTTCTCCCGAAATGTCTTCGTTCCCCTCACGACGGCCTGTCGGTACACCTGCACCTACTGTACGTACTTCGACCCGCCGGGTCGGGCCTCGCTGCTTTCGCTCGACGAGGTTCGGGAGATCTGCCGGCGAGGCGCCGACGCTGGCTGTACGGAGGCGCTGTTCACGTTCGGCGACGACCCCGACGATCGCTACACGGCGATCCACGAGCAACTGGCCGAGTGGGGCCACGACTCGATTCACACCTACCTCCGGGACGCCTGCGAGATCGCACTCGAGGAAGGACTTCTGCCCCACGCCAACCCGGGCGACCAGACCCGCGAGCAGCTGCACGCGGTCGCGGACGTCAACGCCAGCATGGGCGTTATGCTCGAGACGACCGCGGACGTGGACGCCCACGCCGGCCCGCGCCGCAAGGAGCCGGGGCAGCGCCTGCGGACGATACAGAACGCTGGCGAACTCGACGTCGCCTTCACCACCGGCATTCTCGTCGGGATCGGCGAGACGTGGCGCGATCGGGCCGAGAGCCTGCTCGCGATCGCCGAACTGCACGGTCGGTACGACCACGTCCAGGAAGTAATCGTCCAGCCGGTCGTCGAAAACGAGCGCTGGTCCGGCGGCTCGCCCGATCCGGAGACGATGCGGCGGGCGACGGCGATGGCCCGCGCCGCTCTACCCGAGGAGGTGTCGGTGCAGGTACCGCCGAACCTCGCGCCCGCTCGCGACCTGATCGACTGCGGCGTCGACGACTTAGGCGGCGTCTCTCCGGTGACCGACGACCACATCAACCCCGAGTACGAGTGGCCCGCGCTGCGGGAACTCGAAGCGATCGCCGACGCGGCCGGACTTCCCCTCCACGAGCGCCTTCCCGTCTACGAACGGTTCCTCCCCGCCGATCTGCGAACCGACGGGTTCGACGGGATTCCCGCCGACGGAACCGCGGGTGCGGCGGGCGATCGGCGTCCGGACGCGGACCGCGAGTGGATTTCGCCGACGATCCGGGACGCGATCGAGGCCGACGACGAGGCCGGAGCGCGCTACCGGGCGGTGCTGCGCGGCGAGACGACGCGGTAG
- the cofH gene encoding 7,8-didemethyl-8-hydroxy-5-deazariboflavin synthase subunit CofH produces MDGPVTETDLTFDYVPETDQSFENALEKARNGDRLTVDDAIELLTAGTDAEGIRRDRKERVLEAADRRRAEVVGEEVTFVANLNNNVTTACNVGCLFCNFKDAAHTFERESEVETAGFTKTSAESREIVADAVDRGIYEVCSVSGLHPAFALDEEHREILESHPDPKDVNYKPPERYETSPGTYVDQISAMSVGGVHVHSMTPEEGYHARRGTDWSYEEVYGRLKEAGLDTVPGTAAEILVDEVRDVICPGKIGTDEWLEAMEAAANVGLGLTATIMYGHVENEAHRALHLKRVRDLQERVDGAITEFVPLSFVHQNTPLFEHDVVSGGASRDEDELMIAVSRLFLDNIDHVQSSWVKYGDEGGLKMLTCGADDFMGTILSEEITKRAGGGYGEFRSFADYVELITSIGRVPVERSTDYEKRRVIDPDDPPFGPQLGPKADGTPLLASEDRSIAADD; encoded by the coding sequence ATGGACGGACCGGTGACCGAAACCGACCTCACGTTCGACTACGTTCCCGAGACCGATCAATCGTTCGAGAACGCACTCGAGAAAGCCCGTAACGGCGATCGACTCACCGTCGACGACGCGATCGAGTTGCTCACCGCGGGAACGGACGCCGAGGGGATCCGCCGCGACCGCAAAGAGCGGGTGCTCGAGGCGGCCGATCGGCGCCGGGCCGAGGTGGTCGGCGAGGAGGTCACCTTCGTCGCGAACCTGAACAATAACGTCACGACGGCCTGCAACGTCGGCTGTCTGTTCTGTAACTTCAAGGACGCCGCCCACACCTTCGAGCGCGAGAGCGAGGTCGAGACCGCCGGCTTCACGAAGACGTCGGCGGAGTCCCGCGAGATCGTCGCGGACGCGGTCGATCGCGGCATCTACGAGGTCTGTTCGGTCTCCGGGCTCCACCCCGCGTTCGCGCTGGACGAGGAACACCGCGAGATCCTCGAGAGCCACCCCGATCCGAAGGACGTCAACTACAAACCGCCCGAACGGTACGAGACGAGCCCTGGCACCTACGTCGACCAGATCTCGGCGATGAGCGTCGGCGGCGTCCACGTCCACTCGATGACCCCGGAGGAAGGGTACCACGCCCGCCGCGGCACGGACTGGTCCTACGAGGAGGTCTACGGCCGGCTGAAGGAGGCGGGCCTCGATACGGTTCCCGGAACCGCCGCCGAGATCCTCGTCGACGAGGTCCGAGACGTAATCTGTCCCGGCAAGATCGGCACCGACGAGTGGCTCGAAGCCATGGAGGCCGCCGCGAACGTCGGCCTCGGCCTCACGGCGACGATCATGTACGGCCACGTCGAGAACGAGGCCCACCGCGCGCTCCACCTCAAACGCGTCCGCGACCTGCAAGAGCGAGTCGACGGTGCGATCACGGAGTTCGTTCCGCTCTCGTTCGTCCACCAGAACACGCCGCTTTTCGAGCACGACGTCGTTTCCGGTGGCGCCTCGCGGGACGAGGACGAACTGATGATCGCGGTCTCGCGACTGTTCCTCGACAACATCGACCACGTCCAGTCCTCCTGGGTCAAGTACGGCGACGAGGGCGGACTCAAGATGCTCACCTGCGGCGCCGACGACTTCATGGGGACGATCCTCTCCGAGGAGATCACCAAGCGCGCCGGCGGCGGGTACGGCGAGTTCCGATCGTTCGCGGACTACGTCGAGCTGATCACCTCGATCGGGCGCGTGCCGGTCGAGCGCTCGACCGACTACGAGAAACGGCGCGTCATCGATCCCGACGACCCGCCGTTCGGACCGCAGCTAGGACCGAAGGCGGACGGAACGCCGCTGCTGGCGTCCGAGGATCGATCGATCGCAGCGGACGATTGA
- the tmk gene encoding dTMP kinase, translated as MLVTLEGLDGSGKTTVWEALQERYPDAVFTREPTDDSWYGEAVYRSIADDDADPLAELFLYTADHAAHLSRVIEPALERGDLVVSDRYSDSRFAYQGATLAADDRLGDRFDDPLEYVVDVHAPFSIAPDLTIYLDLDPETAAERAGTTNKFERAEYLAAVRERYEHLIDRDPDRFVRVDATREPDAVLDRVTAALESAIEGDD; from the coding sequence ATGCTGGTCACGCTCGAGGGGTTGGACGGCAGTGGGAAGACGACGGTCTGGGAGGCTCTGCAGGAGCGCTACCCCGACGCGGTGTTCACCCGTGAACCCACGGACGACTCGTGGTACGGCGAGGCCGTCTACCGATCGATCGCGGACGACGACGCCGACCCGCTCGCGGAGCTCTTTCTGTACACCGCCGACCACGCCGCCCACCTCTCGCGCGTGATCGAACCGGCCCTCGAACGCGGCGACCTCGTCGTCTCCGATCGGTACTCGGACTCCCGGTTCGCCTACCAGGGCGCGACGCTCGCGGCCGACGATCGGCTCGGCGACCGATTCGACGACCCGCTCGAGTACGTCGTCGACGTCCACGCCCCGTTCTCGATCGCGCCCGACCTGACGATCTACCTCGATCTCGACCCCGAGACGGCCGCCGAGCGCGCCGGGACGACGAACAAGTTCGAGCGCGCCGAGTACCTCGCGGCGGTCCGAGAGCGCTACGAGCACCTGATCGATCGCGATCCCGATCGGTTCGTCCGCGTCGACGCGACTCGAGAGCCGGACGCGGTGCTTGATCGGGTCACGGCCGCGCTCGAGTCGGCGATCGAGGGCGACGACTGA
- a CDS encoding tubulin/FtsZ family protein, giving the protein MKLAMIGFGQAGGKIVDRFLEYDDRTNSGIVRAALAVNSAKADLIGLDYIPQENRVLIGQARVKGHGVGADNELGAEIAEEDIDEVQNAIDAIPTHEVDAFLVVSGMGGGTGSGGAPVLAKHLKRIYTIPVYGLGVLPGTDEGGIYTLNAARSFQTFVREVDNLLVFDNDSWRQTGESVEGGYDQINEEIVRRFGILFGAGEVGQGQEVAESVVDSSEIINTLSGGGVSTVGFASEDVELNTGGGLLSRFTGSDGGDDGLDAANTTNRITSLVRKAALGRLTLPCEIEGTERALLVLAGPSEYLNRKGIERGRKWLEEETGSMEVRGGDYPREEPEVAAAILLSGVTNVPRIKRLQQVAIEAQDNIDDIQRESEENLESLVEDDEDELEPLF; this is encoded by the coding sequence ATGAAGCTGGCGATGATTGGATTCGGACAGGCCGGTGGCAAAATCGTCGATCGATTCCTCGAGTACGACGATCGAACCAACAGCGGGATCGTCCGCGCGGCGCTCGCGGTCAACTCCGCGAAGGCCGATCTCATCGGTCTCGATTACATTCCGCAGGAGAACCGCGTACTCATCGGCCAGGCTCGCGTGAAGGGCCACGGCGTGGGTGCTGACAACGAACTCGGCGCGGAGATCGCCGAGGAGGACATCGACGAGGTCCAGAACGCGATCGACGCGATCCCGACCCACGAGGTCGACGCGTTCCTGGTCGTCTCCGGCATGGGCGGCGGGACGGGCTCGGGCGGCGCCCCCGTCCTCGCGAAACACTTGAAGCGGATCTACACGATCCCCGTCTACGGCCTCGGCGTGCTTCCGGGAACGGACGAGGGCGGAATCTACACGCTCAACGCGGCCCGATCGTTCCAGACGTTCGTTCGCGAGGTCGACAACCTGCTCGTCTTCGACAACGACTCGTGGCGACAGACCGGCGAGTCGGTCGAGGGCGGCTACGACCAGATCAACGAGGAGATCGTCCGCCGATTCGGCATCCTCTTCGGCGCCGGCGAGGTCGGCCAGGGGCAGGAAGTCGCCGAGAGCGTCGTCGACTCCTCGGAGATCATCAACACGCTCTCCGGCGGCGGCGTCTCCACCGTCGGCTTCGCAAGCGAGGACGTCGAACTCAACACGGGCGGCGGGCTTCTCTCCCGGTTTACCGGCAGCGATGGCGGCGACGACGGCCTGGACGCCGCGAACACGACCAACCGCATCACGAGCCTCGTCCGCAAGGCCGCGCTCGGCCGCCTCACGCTCCCCTGCGAGATCGAAGGCACCGAGCGCGCGCTGCTCGTCCTCGCGGGCCCCTCGGAGTACTTAAACCGGAAAGGAATCGAACGCGGCCGCAAGTGGCTCGAAGAGGAGACCGGTAGCATGGAAGTTCGCGGCGGAGACTACCCGCGCGAGGAACCGGAGGTCGCGGCGGCCATCCTGCTTTCGGGCGTGACTAACGTCCCGCGGATCAAGCGGCTCCAGCAGGTCGCGATCGAGGCCCAGGACAACATCGACGACATCCAGCGCGAGAGCGAAGAGAACCTCGAGAGCCTCGTCGAAGACGACGAGGACGAACTCGAACCGCTGTTCTGA
- a CDS encoding thiamine pyrophosphate-dependent dehydrogenase E1 component subunit alpha, with amino-acid sequence MHRVIGETPLAESQVSTDEAVACYRDIVRARRFDERALALQRRGWMSGYPPFKGQEASQVGAARALAEEDWLVPTYRSNAMQIAYGVPMSDVLLFRRGYPEYASEHDLNVFPQSVPIATQIPHAAGLGMAANYEGDDAAVCCYFGDGATSEGDFHEGLNFAGVFDAPVVFFCENNGWAISLPRERQTASATIAQKADAYGFEGVRVDGNDPLAVREAVAGALESARGGDPVLVESLTYRQGAHTTSDDPSRYRDDRADLPAWRTADPLDRYESYLREAGVLDDDLVDEIAAAADEELDEAVETAESTPLPEQGDVFEPVYEELPPRLANQQAWLAEFTAKDDVRELEY; translated from the coding sequence ATGCATCGCGTCATCGGTGAGACGCCGCTCGCAGAGAGTCAGGTGAGTACGGACGAGGCCGTCGCCTGTTATCGGGACATCGTTCGGGCGCGTCGGTTCGACGAACGAGCGCTCGCCCTCCAGCGGCGGGGCTGGATGAGCGGCTACCCGCCGTTCAAGGGGCAGGAAGCCTCGCAGGTAGGCGCCGCCCGCGCGCTCGCCGAGGAGGACTGGCTCGTCCCCACCTACCGATCGAACGCGATGCAGATCGCGTACGGCGTGCCGATGAGCGACGTCCTCCTCTTTCGGCGGGGCTACCCCGAGTACGCCTCCGAGCACGACCTGAACGTGTTTCCGCAGTCGGTGCCGATCGCGACCCAGATCCCCCACGCGGCGGGCCTGGGAATGGCCGCGAACTACGAGGGCGACGACGCCGCCGTCTGCTGTTACTTCGGCGACGGCGCGACCTCCGAGGGGGACTTCCACGAGGGGCTGAACTTCGCCGGCGTCTTCGACGCGCCGGTCGTCTTCTTCTGCGAGAACAACGGCTGGGCGATCTCGCTCCCGCGCGAACGGCAAACCGCGAGCGCGACGATCGCCCAGAAGGCCGACGCCTACGGGTTCGAGGGCGTCCGGGTCGACGGCAACGATCCGCTCGCGGTTCGGGAGGCCGTCGCGGGCGCCCTCGAGTCGGCCCGCGGCGGCGATCCGGTCCTCGTCGAGAGCCTCACCTACCGGCAGGGCGCGCACACGACCAGCGACGATCCCTCGCGCTACCGTGACGACCGGGCGGACCTGCCCGCGTGGCGCACCGCCGATCCGCTCGATCGGTACGAATCCTACCTCCGAGAAGCGGGGGTGCTCGACGACGATCTGGTCGACGAGATCGCGGCCGCAGCCGACGAGGAACTCGACGAGGCGGTCGAAACTGCGGAGTCGACGCCGCTGCCGGAGCAGGGCGACGTGTTCGAACCCGTCTACGAGGAGCTGCCCCCGAGGCTGGCCAATCAGCAGGCCTGGCTCGCGGAGTTCACCGCGAAAGATGACGTTCGGGAACTCGAATACTGA
- a CDS encoding complex I NDUFA9 subunit family protein codes for MKVLVAGGTGFIGTNLCAELHDRGHEVTALSRTPEGNDLPAGVETAMGDVGAYDSIADTVASHDAVVNLVSLSPLYEPRGDLSHEDVHLRGTENLVRAAEAGDVDRFVQMSGLGADPKGETAFLRAKGKAEEVVRESDLAWTIFRPSVVFGDGGEFVEFTKVLTTPYVTGLPGGGETRFQPIWVGDVVPMLADALAGDDHVGRIYEIGGPHIVTLADVTELAYEAEGKSVTIVPIPMALAKLGLTAAEPLPFVPFGPDQARSLTVDNTVVDNDVTAFDRAEAELTTLRSYLGIEPRPVGEQRQSV; via the coding sequence ATGAAGGTCCTCGTCGCCGGCGGTACCGGTTTCATCGGAACGAACTTGTGTGCGGAACTGCACGATCGCGGCCACGAGGTCACGGCGCTGTCCCGCACCCCGGAGGGCAACGACCTCCCGGCGGGCGTCGAAACGGCGATGGGAGACGTCGGCGCCTACGATTCGATCGCGGATACGGTTGCGAGCCACGACGCGGTCGTCAACCTGGTTTCGCTGTCGCCGCTGTACGAACCGCGCGGCGATCTCAGCCACGAGGACGTCCACCTCCGCGGGACGGAAAACCTCGTCCGCGCGGCCGAGGCGGGCGACGTCGATCGGTTCGTTCAGATGAGCGGGCTCGGCGCCGACCCGAAGGGTGAGACCGCGTTCCTCCGCGCGAAAGGGAAGGCCGAGGAGGTGGTCAGGGAGTCAGATCTCGCGTGGACGATCTTCCGGCCGTCGGTCGTGTTCGGCGACGGCGGCGAGTTCGTCGAGTTCACGAAGGTGTTGACGACGCCGTACGTGACCGGGCTGCCGGGCGGCGGCGAGACGCGGTTCCAGCCGATCTGGGTCGGGGATGTAGTCCCCATGCTCGCCGACGCGCTCGCGGGCGACGACCACGTCGGGCGGATCTACGAGATCGGCGGTCCCCACATCGTCACGCTCGCGGACGTCACGGAGCTCGCCTACGAGGCGGAGGGAAAGTCGGTCACCATCGTCCCGATCCCGATGGCGCTCGCGAAACTCGGCCTCACCGCAGCCGAACCGCTCCCGTTCGTCCCGTTCGGCCCGGATCAGGCGCGATCGCTGACGGTGGACAACACGGTCGTCGACAACGACGTGACCGCATTCGACCGCGCGGAGGCGGAACTGACGACCCTCCGCTCGTACCTCGGCATCGAACCCCGGCCGGTCGGAGAACAGCGACAGTCGGTCTGA
- a CDS encoding S49 family peptidase has translation MSDTLAAVRNLLKTISRSYVTVVVIALLVGASVAPIVWGATSSPDGTVAVIEIDQSITEPTADAVAADLQEARENESIDAVVLKVDSPGGGVTASERLYLAVERTAQEMPVVTSVQATGASGAYYLSAPSDRIYVAPSSIVGSIGVRATYIDAPMSEGQIATGPDKAVTSEEQLKQQTEMMKQTFLGTVMDHRGDELTLTETELAYAKTYTGTEAVENGLADEIGDTEVAIGAAADRAGLDDYDVVTMEREQSLSLSITLEDGGEQPTASPQHRPQTFGNYGGVNTPAFLAMWGSISSETVVDATDGDASLTGVTNATAADRGGEQP, from the coding sequence ATGAGCGATACACTTGCCGCCGTGCGGAACCTGCTCAAGACGATCTCACGGTCGTACGTGACGGTCGTCGTCATCGCCCTCCTCGTTGGAGCATCGGTCGCTCCGATCGTCTGGGGGGCGACGAGTAGCCCCGACGGCACCGTTGCAGTGATCGAAATTGATCAGTCGATTACCGAGCCGACGGCCGACGCGGTCGCGGCCGATTTACAGGAGGCGCGAGAGAACGAATCGATCGACGCCGTGGTGTTGAAAGTCGATAGCCCCGGCGGAGGCGTCACCGCGAGCGAGCGACTCTACCTCGCCGTCGAACGGACCGCCCAGGAGATGCCCGTCGTGACGAGCGTTCAGGCGACGGGCGCCTCCGGCGCGTACTACCTGAGCGCGCCCAGCGACCGGATCTACGTCGCACCGAGTTCGATCGTCGGGAGTATCGGCGTCCGTGCGACGTACATCGACGCGCCGATGTCCGAAGGCCAGATCGCCACCGGCCCGGACAAGGCGGTGACGAGCGAAGAACAGCTCAAGCAGCAGACGGAGATGATGAAACAGACCTTCCTCGGAACGGTGATGGACCACCGCGGAGACGAGTTGACACTCACGGAGACGGAACTCGCCTACGCGAAAACCTACACCGGGACGGAAGCCGTCGAAAACGGCCTCGCCGACGAGATCGGCGACACCGAGGTGGCGATCGGCGCGGCCGCGGACCGGGCCGGGCTCGACGATTACGACGTCGTGACGATGGAACGCGAGCAGTCGCTCAGTCTCTCGATTACGCTCGAAGATGGCGGCGAGCAGCCGACCGCCAGCCCGCAACACCGTCCGCAGACGTTCGGCAACTACGGCGGGGTAAACACCCCCGCATTCCTCGCGATGTGGGGTAGCATCTCCAGCGAGACCGTCGTCGACGCGACCGACGGCGACGCGTCCCTGACCGGCGTGACCAACGCAACCGCGGCCGATCGCGGGGGTGAACAGCCGTGA
- a CDS encoding DUF7126 family protein, whose amino-acid sequence MNMDAIVTGPDDDGIAAALEAEGVDVTRLNGVVSRPALERAGIVDADLYVLTDIDQATTIPIAVDLNEDLRTVTYARRTIPEFVKGQLDLAIDPRLMDARVVAEELVG is encoded by the coding sequence ATGAATATGGACGCGATCGTCACCGGCCCGGACGACGACGGAATCGCCGCGGCGCTCGAAGCCGAGGGCGTCGACGTCACCCGGCTCAACGGGGTCGTCTCCCGCCCGGCGCTGGAACGGGCGGGGATCGTCGACGCGGACCTGTACGTGCTGACGGACATCGATCAGGCGACGACGATCCCGATCGCGGTCGATCTCAACGAGGATCTGCGGACGGTCACGTACGCCAGACGGACCATCCCGGAGTTCGTCAAGGGCCAACTCGATCTCGCGATCGATCCGCGACTGATGGACGCGCGAGTCGTCGCCGAGGAACTAGTCGGCTAA